From Dreissena polymorpha isolate Duluth1 chromosome 15, UMN_Dpol_1.0, whole genome shotgun sequence, a single genomic window includes:
- the LOC127860601 gene encoding fibropellin-1-like isoform X7, which produces MRMISIKIIPFLLFLRAVHGGFWGSICMPNPCKNGAWCRNDVWGKICICTPGWQGINCDQDINECLEQTCKNGASCSNSPGAYSCTCKPGWQGQNCDQGDVKVSMQGATLSTNGLIWADWVPNLAIDGRTGQPDECGCCSAMKRPTWLQLSLPQTYFVKWVILYGRTDQVRHQLRNIVMLGGYDEHHMVEQQATSFSDTIRTYEISPPQAMQAIRVIGNGIDYMTICEIEVYRQKDCVNGKYGPNCENRCNCREGPCYTINGTCGSGCQDGWRGAACNETCDNGLYGRDCLTKCGYCLNNAYCNKTSGVCPVGCAAGYTGSLCKDDINKCSALPCKNGAICTNLVNAYLCECTPGWQGMNCDQDINECLTAPCKNGATCSNLQNAYSCTCKPGWQGMNCDQDINECLTAPCKNGAWCSNLQNAYSCTCVPGWQGQNCDQDINECSPLPCKNGAWCSNLQNAYSCTCTPGWQGKNCDQDINECSPLPCKNGAWCSNLQNAYSCTCTPGWQGMNCDQDINECAPLPCKNGATCSNLQNAYSCTCTPGWQGQNCDQDINECLTAPCKNGAWCSNLPNAYSCTCTPGWQGKNCDQDINECSPLPCKNGAWCSNLQNAYSCTCTPGWQGMNCDQDINECLTAPCKNGATCSNLQNAYSCTCKPGWQGKNCDQDINECSPLPCKNGAWCSNLQNAYSCTCTPGWQGMNCDQDINECLTAPCKNGAMCSNLQNAYSCTCVPGWQGKNCDQDINECSPLPCKNGATCSNLQNAYLCTCKPGWQGKNCDQDIDECAPAPCENGATCTNLQDAYSCMCAPGWQGKHCDQDVNECASAPCKNGATCRDLTNEYTCDCVTGWTGYNCQEDIDECALETCKNEATCANFPGFFECTCTPGWHGTRCDVDIDECATNNQPCKNGATCSNLHNAYSCTCPSGWFGKNCNQSINCVANGTISMQKPNFAASVFAYNSKGKCVAGFSDYDQNVALIAGCEKNLYVYVTFSNFVFDGVDLLGGENVETHVVNCKEIPEEGVVRNTLVYYNSSLVIHDKAEYPYVDIRSAIYTNSMETVKAVTMGIGQPVVLTIYTTMNYFLKPEACWAYGGQAVNESAPKSKLIEQGCSLDTNLCLNFGWQSPKNGTKVNMVLKGFKFYGSEFITIVCSMRMCLMDHPDNCVISCSNRKPRAENAMSELQTERLMSVTTSIKVVDKYQEWNALAGVSKKEARYMWNFLTCLGLLLIE; this is translated from the exons ATCATCCCTTTCCTGTTGTTTTTGAGAGCAGTACATGGAGGATTTTGGGGCA GTATATGCATGCCAAATCCATGTAAAAACGGTGCATGGTGTAGGAATGATGTTTGGGGgaaaatatgtatatgtacacCGGGCTGGCAGGGAATAAATTGTGATCAGG ATATCAACGAGTGCTTGGAACAAACTTGTAAGAATGGCGCCAGTTGCAGTAATTCTCCTGGTGCGTATTCGTGCACGTGTAAACCAGGCTGGCAGGGACAAAACTGTGATCAGG GTGATGTCAAAGTTTCAATGCAAGGAGCTACACTTTCGACAAACGGATTAATATGGGCTGATTGGGTTCCCAACCTAGCCATCGATGGAAGAACTGGTCAACCTGACGAATGTGGATGTTGTTCCGCCATGAAAAGGCCGACCTGGCTTCAATTAAGTCTACcacaaacatattttgtgaaGTGGGTTATACTTTATGGGCGTACAGACCAAG TTAGACATCAGCTAAGGAATATTGTAATGCTTGGTGGTTATGACGAGCATCACATGGTCGAACAACAGGCCACTAGTTTTTCTGATACCATACGAACCTATGAGATAAGTCCGCCACAGGCTATGCAAGCAATACGCGTGATTGGCAATGGAATAGACTATATGACAATATGCGAAATAGAAGTTTACCGACAAAAAG ATTGCGTGAATGGAAAATATGGCCCTAATTGTGAAAACAGATGTAATTGTCGGGAAGGACCTTGTTACACGATAAATGGTACCTGTGGGTCAGGATGTCAGGATGGCTGGAGAGGAGCCGCATGCAACGAaa CCTGCGACAACGGATTGTACGGCCGAGACTGTCTGACGAAATGTGGTTATTGTCTGAACAACGCTTACTGTAATAAGACATCCGGTGTATGTCCAGTTGGATGTGCTGCAGGATATACTGGTTCTCTCTGCAAAGACG ATATCAACAAATGCTCGGCACTCCCTTGTAAGAATGGCGCCATTTGCACCAATCTTGTGAACGCGTATTTATGCGAGTGTACACCAGGCTGGCAAGGGATGAACTGTGATCAGG ATATCAATGAATGCCTAACTGCTCCGTGTAAAAATGGAGCCACGTGCAGCAATCTCCAGAACGCGTATTCATGCACGTGTAAACCAGGCTGGCAGGGAATGAACTGTGATCAGG ATATCAATGAATGCCTAACTGCTCCGTGTAAAAATGGAGCCTGGTGCAGCAATCTTCAGAACGCGTATTCATGCACGTGTGTGCCAGGCTGGCAGGGACAGAACTGTGATCAGG atatcaacgaatgctCGCCACTCCCTTGTAAGAATGGAGCCTGGTGCAGCAATCTTCAGAACGCGTATTCATGCACGTGTACACCAGGCTGGCAGGGGAAGAACTGTGATCAGG atatcaacgaatgctCGCCACTCCCTTGTAAGAATGGAGCCTGGTGCAGCAATCTTCAGAACGCGTATTCATGCACGTGTACTCCAGGCTGGCAGGGAATGAACTGTGATCAGG atatcaacgaatgcgcGCCACTCCCTTGTAAGAATGGCGCCACTTGCAGCAATCTTCAGAACGCGTATTCGTGCACGTGTACACCAGGTTGGCAAGGACAGAACTGTGATCAAG ATATCAATGAATGCCTAACTGCTCCGTGTAAAAATGGAGCCTGGTGCAGCAATCTTCCGAACGCGTATTCATGCACGTGTACTCCAGGCTGGCAGGGAAAGAACTGTGATCAGG atatcaacgaatgctCGCCACTCCCCTGTAAGAATGGAGCCTGGTGCAGCAATCTTCAGAACGCGTATTCATGCACGTGTACACCAGGCTGGCAGGGAATGAACTGTGATCAGG ATATCAATGAATGTCTAACTGCTCCGTGTAAAAATGGAGCCACGTGCAGCAATCTTCAGAACGCGTATTCATGCACATGTAAACCAGGCTGGCAGGGAAAGAACTGTGATCAGG atatcaacgaatgctCGCCACTCCCCTGTAAGAATGGAGCCTGGTGCAGCAATCTTCAGAACGCGTATTCATGCACGTGTACACCAGGCTGGCAGGGAATGAACTGTGATCAGG ATATCAATGAATGTCTAACTGCTCCGTGTAAAAATGGAGCCATGTGCAGCAATCTTCAGAACGCGTATTCATGCACATGTGTGCCAGGCTGGCAGGGAAAGAACTGTGATCAGG atatcaacgaatgctCGCCACTCCCCTGTAAGAATGGTGCCACTTGCAGCAATCTTCAGAACGCGTATTTATGCACGTGTAAACCAGGCTGGCAGGGGAAGAACTGTGATCAGG ATATCGATGAATGCGCACCAGCTCCTTGTGAAAACGGCGCCACGTGCACAAATCTGCAGGACGCGTACTCGTGCATGTGCGCACCTGGCTGGCAAGGAAAACATTGTGATCAGG ACGTGAACGAGTGCGCATCGGCCCCATGCAAAAATGGCGCCACGTGCAGGGATCTTACGAACGAGTACACATGTGACTGTGTGACAGGATGGACCGGATATAACTGCCAGGAAG ATATCGACGAGTGTGCATTGGAAACCTGCAAGAATGAGGCCACGTGCGCAAATTTTCCCGGATTTTTTGAATGCACTTGCACACCGGGTTGGCATGGGACACGATGTGATGTCG ATATCGATGAGTGTGCGACAAACAATCAACCATGTAAAAACGGCGCCACATGCAGCAATCTTCATAATGCATACTCATGTACCTGCCCCTCCGGTTGGTTTGGAAAGAACTGTAATCAAA GTATAAACTGTGTCGCAAACGGCACAATAAGCATGCAGAAACCCAACTTTGCGGCAAGTGTGTTCGCCTACAACAGCAAGGGCAAGTGTGTCGCTGGGTTTTCCGACTACGACCAGAATGTCGCATTGATCGCCGGATGTGAAAAG AATCTCTACGTGTATGTGACGTTCTCCAATTTCGTGTTCGACGGCGTTGATTTGCTTGGTGGTGAAAACGTCGAAACCCACGTGGTCAACTGCAAGGAGATACCAGAAGAAGGTGTCGTCAGGAATACACTAGTCTATTACAACTCCTC GTTGGTCATACATGACAAGGCCGAGTATCCGTACGTGGACATTCGGTCGGCCATATACACGAACTCAATGGAGACTGTGAAAGCGGTCACCATGGGCATCGGACAGCCCGTCGTTCTCACCATTTACACAACCA TGAATTACTTCTTGAAGCCCGAGGCGTGCTGGGCTTATGGTGGCCAAGCGGTCAATGAATCTGCACCCAAAAGTAAACTCATAGAGCAAGG ATGTTCCCTGGACACAAATCTGTGCCTCAACTTCGGTTGGCAGTCGCCTAAGAACGGCACCAAAGTTAACATGGTGCTAAAGGGTTTCAAGTTCTACGGATCCGAGTTCATCACTATTGTGTGTTCTATGCGAATGTGCCTGATGGATCATCCAGACAACTGTGTGATT TCTTGCAGTAACAGAAAACCTCGTGCTGAAAACGCAATGTCTGAACTCCAAACAGAACGACTGATGTCTGTTACGACGAGTATCAAAGTGGTTGACAAGTATCAGGAGTGGAATGCGCTAGCTGGGGTCAGCAAAAAAG AGGCAAGATATATGTGGAATTTTCTTACGTGCCTCGGCTTACTGCTCATCGAATGA
- the LOC127860601 gene encoding neurogenic locus notch homolog protein 1-like isoform X32, translating into MRMISIKIIPFLLFLRAVHGGFWGSICMPNPCKNGAWCRNDVWGKICICTPGWQGINCDQDINECLEQTCKNGASCSNSPGAYSCTCKPGWQGQNCDQGDVKVSMQGATLSTNGLIWADWVPNLAIDGRTGQPDECGCCSAMKRPTWLQLSLPQTYFVKWVILYGRTDQVRHQLRNIVMLGGYDEHHMVEQQATSFSDTIRTYEISPPQAMQAIRVIGNGIDYMTICEIEVYRQKDCVNGKYGPNCENRCNCREGPCYTINGTCGSGCQDGWRGAACNETCDNGLYGRDCLTKCGYCLNNAYCNKTSGVCPVGCAAGYTGSLCKDDINKCSALPCKNGAICTNLVNAYLCECTPGWQGMNCDQDINECLTAPCKNGAWCSNLQNAYSCTCTPGWQGKNCDQDINECAPLPCKNGATCSNLQNAYSCTCTPGWQGQNCDQDINECLTAPCKNGAWCSNLPNAYSCTCTPGWQGKNCDQDINECSPLPCKNGAWCSNLQNAYSCTCTPGWQGMNCDQDINECLTAPCKNGATCSNLQNAYSCTCKPGWQGKNCDQDINECSPLPCKNGAWCSNLQNAYSCTCTPGWQGMNCDQDINECLTAPCKNGAMCSNLQNAYSCTCVPGWQGKNCDQDINECSPLPCKNGATCSNLQNAYLCTCKPGWQGKNCDQDIDECAPAPCENGATCTNLQDAYSCMCAPGWQGKHCDQDVNECASAPCKNGATCRDLTNEYTCDCVTGWTGYNCQEDIDECALETCKNEATCANFPGFFECTCTPGWHGTRCDVDIDECATNNQPCKNGATCSNLHNAYSCTCPSGWFGKNCNQSINCVANGTISMQKPNFAASVFAYNSKGKCVAGFSDYDQNVALIAGCEKNLYVYVTFSNFVFDGVDLLGGENVETHVVNCKEIPEEGVVRNTLVYYNSSLVIHDKAEYPYVDIRSAIYTNSMETVKAVTMGIGQPVVLTIYTTMNYFLKPEACWAYGGQAVNESAPKSKLIEQGCSLDTNLCLNFGWQSPKNGTKVNMVLKGFKFYGSEFITIVCSMRMCLMDHPDNCVISCSNRKPRAENAMSELQTERLMSVTTSIKVVDKYQEWNALAGVSKKEARYMWNFLTCLGLLLIE; encoded by the exons ATCATCCCTTTCCTGTTGTTTTTGAGAGCAGTACATGGAGGATTTTGGGGCA GTATATGCATGCCAAATCCATGTAAAAACGGTGCATGGTGTAGGAATGATGTTTGGGGgaaaatatgtatatgtacacCGGGCTGGCAGGGAATAAATTGTGATCAGG ATATCAACGAGTGCTTGGAACAAACTTGTAAGAATGGCGCCAGTTGCAGTAATTCTCCTGGTGCGTATTCGTGCACGTGTAAACCAGGCTGGCAGGGACAAAACTGTGATCAGG GTGATGTCAAAGTTTCAATGCAAGGAGCTACACTTTCGACAAACGGATTAATATGGGCTGATTGGGTTCCCAACCTAGCCATCGATGGAAGAACTGGTCAACCTGACGAATGTGGATGTTGTTCCGCCATGAAAAGGCCGACCTGGCTTCAATTAAGTCTACcacaaacatattttgtgaaGTGGGTTATACTTTATGGGCGTACAGACCAAG TTAGACATCAGCTAAGGAATATTGTAATGCTTGGTGGTTATGACGAGCATCACATGGTCGAACAACAGGCCACTAGTTTTTCTGATACCATACGAACCTATGAGATAAGTCCGCCACAGGCTATGCAAGCAATACGCGTGATTGGCAATGGAATAGACTATATGACAATATGCGAAATAGAAGTTTACCGACAAAAAG ATTGCGTGAATGGAAAATATGGCCCTAATTGTGAAAACAGATGTAATTGTCGGGAAGGACCTTGTTACACGATAAATGGTACCTGTGGGTCAGGATGTCAGGATGGCTGGAGAGGAGCCGCATGCAACGAaa CCTGCGACAACGGATTGTACGGCCGAGACTGTCTGACGAAATGTGGTTATTGTCTGAACAACGCTTACTGTAATAAGACATCCGGTGTATGTCCAGTTGGATGTGCTGCAGGATATACTGGTTCTCTCTGCAAAGACG ATATCAACAAATGCTCGGCACTCCCTTGTAAGAATGGCGCCATTTGCACCAATCTTGTGAACGCGTATTTATGCGAGTGTACACCAGGCTGGCAAGGGATGAACTGTGATCAGG ATATCAATGAATGTCTAACTGCTCCGTGTAAAAATGGAGCCTGGTGCAGCAATCTTCAGAACGCGTATTCATGCACGTGTACTCCAGGCTGGCAGGGAAAGAACTGTGATCAGG atatcaacgaatgcgcGCCACTCCCTTGTAAGAATGGCGCCACTTGCAGCAATCTTCAGAACGCGTATTCGTGCACGTGTACACCAGGTTGGCAAGGACAGAACTGTGATCAAG ATATCAATGAATGCCTAACTGCTCCGTGTAAAAATGGAGCCTGGTGCAGCAATCTTCCGAACGCGTATTCATGCACGTGTACTCCAGGCTGGCAGGGAAAGAACTGTGATCAGG atatcaacgaatgctCGCCACTCCCCTGTAAGAATGGAGCCTGGTGCAGCAATCTTCAGAACGCGTATTCATGCACGTGTACACCAGGCTGGCAGGGAATGAACTGTGATCAGG ATATCAATGAATGTCTAACTGCTCCGTGTAAAAATGGAGCCACGTGCAGCAATCTTCAGAACGCGTATTCATGCACATGTAAACCAGGCTGGCAGGGAAAGAACTGTGATCAGG atatcaacgaatgctCGCCACTCCCCTGTAAGAATGGAGCCTGGTGCAGCAATCTTCAGAACGCGTATTCATGCACGTGTACACCAGGCTGGCAGGGAATGAACTGTGATCAGG ATATCAATGAATGTCTAACTGCTCCGTGTAAAAATGGAGCCATGTGCAGCAATCTTCAGAACGCGTATTCATGCACATGTGTGCCAGGCTGGCAGGGAAAGAACTGTGATCAGG atatcaacgaatgctCGCCACTCCCCTGTAAGAATGGTGCCACTTGCAGCAATCTTCAGAACGCGTATTTATGCACGTGTAAACCAGGCTGGCAGGGGAAGAACTGTGATCAGG ATATCGATGAATGCGCACCAGCTCCTTGTGAAAACGGCGCCACGTGCACAAATCTGCAGGACGCGTACTCGTGCATGTGCGCACCTGGCTGGCAAGGAAAACATTGTGATCAGG ACGTGAACGAGTGCGCATCGGCCCCATGCAAAAATGGCGCCACGTGCAGGGATCTTACGAACGAGTACACATGTGACTGTGTGACAGGATGGACCGGATATAACTGCCAGGAAG ATATCGACGAGTGTGCATTGGAAACCTGCAAGAATGAGGCCACGTGCGCAAATTTTCCCGGATTTTTTGAATGCACTTGCACACCGGGTTGGCATGGGACACGATGTGATGTCG ATATCGATGAGTGTGCGACAAACAATCAACCATGTAAAAACGGCGCCACATGCAGCAATCTTCATAATGCATACTCATGTACCTGCCCCTCCGGTTGGTTTGGAAAGAACTGTAATCAAA GTATAAACTGTGTCGCAAACGGCACAATAAGCATGCAGAAACCCAACTTTGCGGCAAGTGTGTTCGCCTACAACAGCAAGGGCAAGTGTGTCGCTGGGTTTTCCGACTACGACCAGAATGTCGCATTGATCGCCGGATGTGAAAAG AATCTCTACGTGTATGTGACGTTCTCCAATTTCGTGTTCGACGGCGTTGATTTGCTTGGTGGTGAAAACGTCGAAACCCACGTGGTCAACTGCAAGGAGATACCAGAAGAAGGTGTCGTCAGGAATACACTAGTCTATTACAACTCCTC GTTGGTCATACATGACAAGGCCGAGTATCCGTACGTGGACATTCGGTCGGCCATATACACGAACTCAATGGAGACTGTGAAAGCGGTCACCATGGGCATCGGACAGCCCGTCGTTCTCACCATTTACACAACCA TGAATTACTTCTTGAAGCCCGAGGCGTGCTGGGCTTATGGTGGCCAAGCGGTCAATGAATCTGCACCCAAAAGTAAACTCATAGAGCAAGG ATGTTCCCTGGACACAAATCTGTGCCTCAACTTCGGTTGGCAGTCGCCTAAGAACGGCACCAAAGTTAACATGGTGCTAAAGGGTTTCAAGTTCTACGGATCCGAGTTCATCACTATTGTGTGTTCTATGCGAATGTGCCTGATGGATCATCCAGACAACTGTGTGATT TCTTGCAGTAACAGAAAACCTCGTGCTGAAAACGCAATGTCTGAACTCCAAACAGAACGACTGATGTCTGTTACGACGAGTATCAAAGTGGTTGACAAGTATCAGGAGTGGAATGCGCTAGCTGGGGTCAGCAAAAAAG AGGCAAGATATATGTGGAATTTTCTTACGTGCCTCGGCTTACTGCTCATCGAATGA
- the LOC127860601 gene encoding fibropellin-1-like isoform X22, with product MRMISIKIIPFLLFLRAVHGGFWGSICMPNPCKNGAWCRNDVWGKICICTPGWQGINCDQDINECLEQTCKNGASCSNSPGAYSCTCKPGWQGQNCDQGDVKVSMQGATLSTNGLIWADWVPNLAIDGRTGQPDECGCCSAMKRPTWLQLSLPQTYFVKWVILYGRTDQVRHQLRNIVMLGGYDEHHMVEQQATSFSDTIRTYEISPPQAMQAIRVIGNGIDYMTICEIEVYRQKDCVNGKYGPNCENRCNCREGPCYTINGTCGSGCQDGWRGAACNETCDNGLYGRDCLTKCGYCLNNAYCNKTSGVCPVGCAAGYTGSLCKDDINKCSALPCKNGAICTNLVNAYLCECTPGWQGMNCDQDINECSPLPCKNGAWCSNLQNAYSCTCTPGWQGKNCDQDINECLTAPCKNGAWCSNLQNAYSCTCTPGWQGKNCDQDINECAPLPCKNGATCSNLQNAYSCTCTPGWQGQNCDQDINECLTAPCKNGAWCSNLPNAYSCTCTPGWQGKNCDQDINECSPLPCKNGAWCSNLQNAYSCTCTPGWQGMNCDQDINECLTAPCKNGATCSNLQNAYSCTCKPGWQGKNCDQDINECSPLPCKNGAWCSNLQNAYSCTCTPGWQGMNCDQDINECLTAPCKNGAMCSNLQNAYSCTCVPGWQGKNCDQDINECSPLPCKNGATCSNLQNAYLCTCKPGWQGKNCDQDIDECAPAPCENGATCTNLQDAYSCMCAPGWQGKHCDQDVNECASAPCKNGATCRDLTNEYTCDCVTGWTGYNCQEDIDECALETCKNEATCANFPGFFECTCTPGWHGTRCDVDIDECATNNQPCKNGATCSNLHNAYSCTCPSGWFGKNCNQSINCVANGTISMQKPNFAASVFAYNSKGKCVAGFSDYDQNVALIAGCEKNLYVYVTFSNFVFDGVDLLGGENVETHVVNCKEIPEEGVVRNTLVYYNSSLVIHDKAEYPYVDIRSAIYTNSMETVKAVTMGIGQPVVLTIYTTMNYFLKPEACWAYGGQAVNESAPKSKLIEQGCSLDTNLCLNFGWQSPKNGTKVNMVLKGFKFYGSEFITIVCSMRMCLMDHPDNCVISCSNRKPRAENAMSELQTERLMSVTTSIKVVDKYQEWNALAGVSKKEARYMWNFLTCLGLLLIE from the exons ATCATCCCTTTCCTGTTGTTTTTGAGAGCAGTACATGGAGGATTTTGGGGCA GTATATGCATGCCAAATCCATGTAAAAACGGTGCATGGTGTAGGAATGATGTTTGGGGgaaaatatgtatatgtacacCGGGCTGGCAGGGAATAAATTGTGATCAGG ATATCAACGAGTGCTTGGAACAAACTTGTAAGAATGGCGCCAGTTGCAGTAATTCTCCTGGTGCGTATTCGTGCACGTGTAAACCAGGCTGGCAGGGACAAAACTGTGATCAGG GTGATGTCAAAGTTTCAATGCAAGGAGCTACACTTTCGACAAACGGATTAATATGGGCTGATTGGGTTCCCAACCTAGCCATCGATGGAAGAACTGGTCAACCTGACGAATGTGGATGTTGTTCCGCCATGAAAAGGCCGACCTGGCTTCAATTAAGTCTACcacaaacatattttgtgaaGTGGGTTATACTTTATGGGCGTACAGACCAAG TTAGACATCAGCTAAGGAATATTGTAATGCTTGGTGGTTATGACGAGCATCACATGGTCGAACAACAGGCCACTAGTTTTTCTGATACCATACGAACCTATGAGATAAGTCCGCCACAGGCTATGCAAGCAATACGCGTGATTGGCAATGGAATAGACTATATGACAATATGCGAAATAGAAGTTTACCGACAAAAAG ATTGCGTGAATGGAAAATATGGCCCTAATTGTGAAAACAGATGTAATTGTCGGGAAGGACCTTGTTACACGATAAATGGTACCTGTGGGTCAGGATGTCAGGATGGCTGGAGAGGAGCCGCATGCAACGAaa CCTGCGACAACGGATTGTACGGCCGAGACTGTCTGACGAAATGTGGTTATTGTCTGAACAACGCTTACTGTAATAAGACATCCGGTGTATGTCCAGTTGGATGTGCTGCAGGATATACTGGTTCTCTCTGCAAAGACG ATATCAACAAATGCTCGGCACTCCCTTGTAAGAATGGCGCCATTTGCACCAATCTTGTGAACGCGTATTTATGCGAGTGTACACCAGGCTGGCAAGGGATGAACTGTGATCAGG atatcaacgaatgctCGCCACTCCCTTGTAAGAATGGAGCCTGGTGCAGCAATCTTCAGAACGCGTATTCATGCACGTGTACACCAGGCTGGCAGGGGAAGAACTGTGATCAGG ATATCAATGAATGTCTAACTGCTCCGTGTAAAAATGGAGCCTGGTGCAGCAATCTTCAGAACGCGTATTCATGCACGTGTACTCCAGGCTGGCAGGGAAAGAACTGTGATCAGG atatcaacgaatgcgcGCCACTCCCTTGTAAGAATGGCGCCACTTGCAGCAATCTTCAGAACGCGTATTCGTGCACGTGTACACCAGGTTGGCAAGGACAGAACTGTGATCAAG ATATCAATGAATGCCTAACTGCTCCGTGTAAAAATGGAGCCTGGTGCAGCAATCTTCCGAACGCGTATTCATGCACGTGTACTCCAGGCTGGCAGGGAAAGAACTGTGATCAGG atatcaacgaatgctCGCCACTCCCCTGTAAGAATGGAGCCTGGTGCAGCAATCTTCAGAACGCGTATTCATGCACGTGTACACCAGGCTGGCAGGGAATGAACTGTGATCAGG ATATCAATGAATGTCTAACTGCTCCGTGTAAAAATGGAGCCACGTGCAGCAATCTTCAGAACGCGTATTCATGCACATGTAAACCAGGCTGGCAGGGAAAGAACTGTGATCAGG atatcaacgaatgctCGCCACTCCCCTGTAAGAATGGAGCCTGGTGCAGCAATCTTCAGAACGCGTATTCATGCACGTGTACACCAGGCTGGCAGGGAATGAACTGTGATCAGG ATATCAATGAATGTCTAACTGCTCCGTGTAAAAATGGAGCCATGTGCAGCAATCTTCAGAACGCGTATTCATGCACATGTGTGCCAGGCTGGCAGGGAAAGAACTGTGATCAGG atatcaacgaatgctCGCCACTCCCCTGTAAGAATGGTGCCACTTGCAGCAATCTTCAGAACGCGTATTTATGCACGTGTAAACCAGGCTGGCAGGGGAAGAACTGTGATCAGG ATATCGATGAATGCGCACCAGCTCCTTGTGAAAACGGCGCCACGTGCACAAATCTGCAGGACGCGTACTCGTGCATGTGCGCACCTGGCTGGCAAGGAAAACATTGTGATCAGG ACGTGAACGAGTGCGCATCGGCCCCATGCAAAAATGGCGCCACGTGCAGGGATCTTACGAACGAGTACACATGTGACTGTGTGACAGGATGGACCGGATATAACTGCCAGGAAG ATATCGACGAGTGTGCATTGGAAACCTGCAAGAATGAGGCCACGTGCGCAAATTTTCCCGGATTTTTTGAATGCACTTGCACACCGGGTTGGCATGGGACACGATGTGATGTCG ATATCGATGAGTGTGCGACAAACAATCAACCATGTAAAAACGGCGCCACATGCAGCAATCTTCATAATGCATACTCATGTACCTGCCCCTCCGGTTGGTTTGGAAAGAACTGTAATCAAA GTATAAACTGTGTCGCAAACGGCACAATAAGCATGCAGAAACCCAACTTTGCGGCAAGTGTGTTCGCCTACAACAGCAAGGGCAAGTGTGTCGCTGGGTTTTCCGACTACGACCAGAATGTCGCATTGATCGCCGGATGTGAAAAG AATCTCTACGTGTATGTGACGTTCTCCAATTTCGTGTTCGACGGCGTTGATTTGCTTGGTGGTGAAAACGTCGAAACCCACGTGGTCAACTGCAAGGAGATACCAGAAGAAGGTGTCGTCAGGAATACACTAGTCTATTACAACTCCTC GTTGGTCATACATGACAAGGCCGAGTATCCGTACGTGGACATTCGGTCGGCCATATACACGAACTCAATGGAGACTGTGAAAGCGGTCACCATGGGCATCGGACAGCCCGTCGTTCTCACCATTTACACAACCA TGAATTACTTCTTGAAGCCCGAGGCGTGCTGGGCTTATGGTGGCCAAGCGGTCAATGAATCTGCACCCAAAAGTAAACTCATAGAGCAAGG ATGTTCCCTGGACACAAATCTGTGCCTCAACTTCGGTTGGCAGTCGCCTAAGAACGGCACCAAAGTTAACATGGTGCTAAAGGGTTTCAAGTTCTACGGATCCGAGTTCATCACTATTGTGTGTTCTATGCGAATGTGCCTGATGGATCATCCAGACAACTGTGTGATT TCTTGCAGTAACAGAAAACCTCGTGCTGAAAACGCAATGTCTGAACTCCAAACAGAACGACTGATGTCTGTTACGACGAGTATCAAAGTGGTTGACAAGTATCAGGAGTGGAATGCGCTAGCTGGGGTCAGCAAAAAAG AGGCAAGATATATGTGGAATTTTCTTACGTGCCTCGGCTTACTGCTCATCGAATGA